From one Acidobacteriota bacterium genomic stretch:
- a CDS encoding FAD-dependent oxidoreductase, with amino-acid sequence MSEKDKKQVSRREFVRSAGTGAAALAGAAAISAVPAQTQQSTATATPTRWDLEADVVIIGAGATGLPAAIRARDQGATVLVIEANYEIGGHGILNGGQVPLGGGTSAQKKFNVVDSPDILFKDLTDWSVLETNGMPDYRFNDRSVQRALADNEAQTFEFLIENGVVFDDIKPAVAGGHAIGNSAPRENYARWTKGQSWESPRGGGGTTIYRALENSAKKKGVQFLLNYHMDVIYREKPTEGRVVGIKASYTPKFLPGSTTPMKPFRSDGLIARTTPTVTVRAKKSIIVTTGGNSGNVNFRRIFDPRLTEEFQLAGEPFSSQDGSGEMAAMALGASLWGTANQTLERNGAIRKRDLIGAQYLYVGWTPDSPIFPLARATGLRVSNWSTLIMVNQMGKRFYNEDSDGWPYGTHYGD; translated from the coding sequence ATGAGCGAAAAAGACAAAAAGCAAGTCAGCCGCAGAGAATTTGTCCGCAGTGCAGGCACGGGAGCCGCAGCGCTGGCTGGAGCGGCGGCGATATCGGCCGTTCCAGCGCAGACCCAGCAATCCACTGCGACGGCCACCCCCACTCGATGGGATTTGGAGGCCGACGTGGTGATCATTGGCGCGGGCGCCACAGGACTGCCTGCCGCCATCCGCGCGCGCGATCAGGGCGCCACGGTGCTGGTGATCGAAGCCAATTATGAGATCGGTGGCCACGGCATTCTGAACGGCGGCCAGGTCCCTCTTGGCGGCGGCACCAGCGCGCAGAAGAAGTTTAACGTCGTAGACTCGCCCGACATCCTCTTCAAGGACCTCACCGACTGGTCGGTGTTGGAAACGAATGGCATGCCCGACTATCGCTTCAACGACCGCAGCGTGCAACGCGCGCTGGCGGACAATGAAGCGCAGACTTTTGAATTTCTCATCGAGAACGGCGTCGTCTTCGATGACATCAAGCCGGCCGTTGCGGGCGGACACGCCATCGGGAACTCCGCGCCGCGCGAGAATTACGCCCGCTGGACCAAGGGACAAAGCTGGGAGAGTCCGCGCGGCGGCGGCGGCACCACCATCTATCGCGCGCTTGAAAACAGCGCCAAGAAAAAAGGCGTGCAGTTTCTGCTGAACTACCACATGGACGTCATCTACCGCGAGAAGCCCACCGAGGGCCGCGTCGTGGGCATCAAGGCCAGCTACACGCCGAAGTTTCTTCCGGGCAGCACCACGCCGATGAAGCCGTTTCGCTCCGACGGGCTGATCGCGCGGACCACGCCCACCGTTACCGTCAGAGCGAAGAAGAGCATTATCGTTACCACGGGCGGCAACTCGGGCAATGTGAATTTCCGGCGCATCTTCGACCCTCGCCTCACCGAGGAATTCCAACTCGCCGGCGAGCCGTTCTCATCGCAGGATGGCAGCGGCGAGATGGCCGCCATGGCCCTGGGCGCTTCGTTGTGGGGCACTGCGAACCAAACGCTGGAGCGCAACGGAGCGATTCGCAAACGCGACTTGATCGGCGCGCAATATCTCTATGTCGGCTGGACGCCGGACAGCCCCATCTTCCCACTGGCCCGCGCCACGGGGCTGCGCGTCAGCAACTGGTCCACGCTAATCATGGTGAACCAGATGGGCAAGCGATTCTACAATGAGGACTCCGATGGCTGGCCTTACGGCACGCACTACGGCGATAT
- a CDS encoding carboxymuconolactone decarboxylase family protein → MSVLAMLMPEKLVKATLSANQEPSKMIFFRTTAFIALLSAGVLAGCSQSVSPKEQTPARPLTLEQYNSSLPKDVFPDSRSRIPLARREYLDDVGKKAYDERVSPDSTSLAGMKGPGGIRLHASSNLSETQVDRRTQELARLVVAREMDQVFEWGMHEPVALKEGLDPAIIDVIRHDRPLSSNIPPKDASVIQLGREFFQNHRVSSKTFAEALKHMGRRNLIDLCDLMGGYATTAILLNMVDVHLPYNRPPLLPMPGKPTGPEVPAKQLTLAQYDKTLPPDVFPDSRSRIPLIRRDDLDEEGKRDYDERVSPKTTSLAGLQCPGGLGLHGSRDLAKTEVDRRLQELARLVVAREFDQVFEWGMHEPVALQEGLEPAIIDVIRNRKPLGGVFAKEAAIIRLGREVLQTNRISSETFAAALQHLGRKNLIDLARLMGNYIRSAILLHTMDVHLPYNLEPRLPVS, encoded by the coding sequence ATGAGTGTGCTGGCAATGCTGATGCCGGAGAAACTGGTGAAAGCCACTCTGAGCGCGAATCAGGAGCCTTCAAAAATGATTTTTTTTAGAACCACGGCATTCATCGCGCTCTTGTCCGCAGGAGTGCTGGCAGGATGCTCTCAAAGTGTTTCCCCCAAGGAGCAAACCCCGGCGCGACCACTCACGCTGGAGCAATACAACTCTTCGCTTCCTAAAGATGTTTTCCCGGACTCACGCAGCCGCATTCCCCTCGCCCGCCGTGAATATCTCGACGATGTCGGAAAGAAAGCCTACGACGAGCGCGTCTCACCCGACTCAACATCTTTGGCTGGCATGAAAGGTCCGGGTGGGATTCGCCTTCACGCCAGCAGCAATCTCTCCGAGACGCAGGTAGATCGCCGCACACAGGAACTGGCTCGCTTAGTGGTCGCGCGCGAAATGGATCAGGTCTTCGAATGGGGCATGCACGAGCCCGTGGCGCTGAAGGAAGGGCTCGACCCGGCGATCATTGATGTGATTCGGCATGACCGGCCTCTCTCTTCGAACATCCCACCGAAAGACGCCTCCGTCATTCAACTGGGCCGCGAGTTCTTTCAGAACCACCGAGTCAGTTCAAAGACGTTTGCCGAGGCACTGAAGCACATGGGCCGCAGAAATCTGATCGACCTATGCGACCTGATGGGCGGCTACGCGACCACCGCGATCCTGCTGAACATGGTGGACGTGCATCTGCCTTATAACCGCCCACCGCTGCTACCGATGCCAGGCAAACCCACTGGCCCAGAGGTTCCGGCAAAGCAACTCACGCTCGCACAATACGACAAGACACTGCCGCCCGATGTCTTCCCTGACTCGCGCAGCCGCATCCCGCTCATTCGCCGTGATGATCTGGACGAGGAAGGCAAACGAGACTACGATGAACGGGTCTCGCCGAAAACCACGTCGCTCGCCGGACTGCAATGCCCCGGCGGGCTGGGCCTGCACGGAAGTCGCGACTTGGCTAAGACCGAAGTCGACCGCCGTCTCCAGGAACTGGCGCGGCTGGTGGTCGCGCGCGAGTTCGATCAGGTCTTCGAGTGGGGAATGCACGAGCCGGTCGCGTTGCAGGAAGGATTGGAGCCCGCCATTATCGACGTGATCCGCAATCGCAAACCGCTTGGCGGTGTCTTCGCCAAGGAAGCCGCCATCATCCGGCTTGGCCGCGAAGTTCTGCAAACCAACAGGATCAGCTCTGAAACGTTCGCGGCGGCGTTGCAACATCTGGGCAGGAAGAACTTGATCGATCTGGCCCGACTGATGGGGAACTACATACGCTCGGCAATTCTGTTGCACACAATGGACGTGCATTTGCCGTATAATCTGGAACCACGCCTACCCGTCTCTTGA
- a CDS encoding MoxR family ATPase — protein sequence MPLLLEGEPGTGKTRLAQAIAASLNTTLYEFPVTSESKIDQLIVDFDNIQRLTDAQAAILNAQLKQAGEQQRIDLGGRSVDNLSHYVRLGPLARAYQHPGSVLLIDEIDKGKREFSNSLLYIFSERKIQVPHTGEVIEAAAGQMPTIIITSNREQALPAAFLRRCIYHYINFPSAERLEAIVRLHHPAADKQLMKAAVTIFYQLRALKLEKAPATAEMLDWFAYLAAKNHLPDDLDRLPGSSTLIKSQGDLRRLSEIQQHGVTQLFERRSSGQYN from the coding sequence ATGCCCTTGCTGCTCGAGGGCGAGCCGGGAACGGGGAAGACGCGCCTCGCTCAGGCGATTGCGGCATCCTTGAATACCACGCTCTACGAATTCCCAGTCACTTCGGAAAGTAAGATCGATCAGTTAATCGTCGATTTCGACAACATACAACGACTCACAGACGCGCAAGCCGCCATCCTGAACGCTCAGTTGAAGCAGGCTGGCGAGCAGCAACGCATTGACCTCGGCGGGCGCTCGGTGGATAACCTGAGTCACTATGTTCGCCTGGGCCCGCTCGCCCGCGCCTATCAGCACCCCGGCTCCGTGCTGCTGATCGATGAAATTGACAAGGGCAAGCGCGAATTTTCAAACAGCCTGCTCTATATTTTTAGCGAGCGAAAGATTCAGGTGCCCCATACCGGCGAAGTCATTGAAGCCGCCGCCGGGCAGATGCCCACCATCATCATCACCAGCAACCGCGAGCAGGCGCTCCCGGCCGCGTTCCTGCGCCGCTGCATCTACCATTACATCAATTTTCCAAGCGCCGAACGGCTGGAGGCCATCGTCCGCCTGCATCATCCTGCTGCCGACAAACAGTTGATGAAAGCGGCGGTTACCATCTTCTACCAACTGCGCGCCCTGAAACTGGAAAAGGCTCCGGCAACCGCCGAGATGCTCGACTGGTTCGCCTATTTGGCGGCAAAAAATCATTTGCCTGACGACCTCGATCGCCTGCCCGGCTCCTCCACGCTCATCAAGAGCCAGGGTGACCTGCGGCGTCTCTCTGAGATTCAACAGCACGGAGTCACTCAGTTATTCGAGCGTCGCTCTTCGGGACAGTATAACTAA
- a CDS encoding aminotransferase class I/II-fold pyridoxal phosphate-dependent enzyme — MSALVSSTHGIRPSKRTEQIRYAIRDVMLIAEQARAAGKKLLSLNIGDPRLYDFPTPPHIIAAAHRAMLDGRNGYAPSAGVPEALEAIRAEAERDGIRNVQDVFTNSGVSEGIELAIAALTDPGENILLPSPGYPLYDAALVSVGAEGVPYRLDESNGWQPDLVDMARQINPKTRAIVVINPNNPTGAVYSVATLRGILELAARHGLVVFADEIYSKMVLDGQPGDQPFVPMASLTSDLPIITFNGLSKGYLVPGFRIGWGIVSGPKQEVAHYCEAIQKLMRARLCASHPMQFAIKPALEGDQSHIQVVKEKLRRRRDLTVSVLNSFPNISCVAPQAAFYAFPRLKTKKSDTEFVRNLILETGVIVVPGSGFGPANAEAYPAAYHAAADHFRVVFLPQDDVLEKALRLIGDFAGQG; from the coding sequence ATGAGCGCACTCGTATCTTCGACCCATGGAATCAGGCCCTCGAAACGCACTGAGCAGATCCGTTACGCCATCCGCGACGTGATGCTCATTGCCGAGCAGGCCCGCGCCGCCGGGAAGAAGTTGCTCAGCCTGAATATCGGCGACCCGCGCCTCTACGATTTCCCCACACCGCCGCACATCATTGCAGCCGCTCACCGCGCCATGCTCGACGGTCGCAATGGATATGCGCCATCGGCTGGTGTCCCCGAGGCTCTGGAGGCCATTCGCGCCGAGGCCGAGCGCGATGGCATTCGCAACGTTCAGGATGTGTTCACCAACTCCGGTGTCAGCGAAGGCATCGAGCTGGCCATCGCCGCGCTCACCGATCCGGGCGAAAACATCCTGCTCCCCTCGCCCGGCTACCCGCTATACGACGCCGCACTGGTATCGGTCGGCGCGGAGGGAGTCCCTTACCGGCTGGATGAATCAAACGGCTGGCAGCCCGACCTGGTTGACATGGCCCGCCAGATCAATCCCAAGACGCGCGCCATCGTGGTGATCAATCCCAACAACCCCACCGGCGCGGTCTATAGCGTGGCCACGCTGCGCGGCATCCTGGAACTGGCCGCGCGCCACGGTCTGGTTGTCTTCGCCGATGAAATCTACAGCAAAATGGTCCTGGATGGCCAGCCCGGCGACCAGCCTTTCGTGCCAATGGCCTCGCTTACCTCCGACCTGCCGATCATTACGTTTAACGGACTATCCAAAGGCTACCTGGTTCCTGGATTTAGAATTGGATGGGGCATCGTCAGCGGCCCGAAGCAGGAAGTCGCCCACTACTGCGAAGCAATTCAGAAACTGATGAGGGCGCGGCTCTGCGCAAGTCACCCGATGCAATTTGCCATTAAGCCCGCGCTCGAAGGCGACCAGAGCCACATCCAGGTGGTAAAGGAAAAGCTGCGCCGCCGCCGCGACCTGACCGTTTCCGTGCTGAATTCGTTCCCTAATATCAGTTGCGTCGCCCCCCAGGCAGCCTTCTACGCCTTCCCTCGACTGAAGACCAAGAAGAGTGATACCGAGTTTGTGCGCAATTTGATTCTCGAAACCGGCGTGATAGTCGTCCCCGGCTCGGGCTTCGGCCCAGCCAATGCGGAGGCTTACCCGGCGGCTTACCACGCCGCAGCGGACCACTTCCGCGTGGTGTTTCTTCCCCAGGACGATGTACTCGAGAAGGCCCTCCGCTTGATTGGGGATTTCGCCGGACAGGGTTAG
- a CDS encoding HD domain-containing protein has translation MKQIRLLYVILAVMLLASVGPLIFYASKTMEINRRALETNEILLQNTITRSIAEEIAIYRETFNQMLDNMDGMLNARSDLVKGQNQFQNPQLRSMLEQVVGSSTQVIYATMLDAQGKGIQAGNYNIESDLFLVRTLERGFTAAQQRRQFQSDPVIVNRGQELFPAMLVSRPIIRDDQFQGMTAVVLNLQFLVERLRSSSTSGLHAFIVDNTGRLVLTPNVQDQSVGQSMENSPIVKMFLSWKGNVKGAETSEFNLGENGEAVPMVGTYWPVQSVGWAVIAQKKRDDAYSAVREVISATTSWAVVALLMCIGLSYGLSLWVVRPIRVLTEASRAIAQGDFSKRIELRNRTEIGEMAATFNHMTADLELYVDRLKTSAEQNRQLFMESIRMIAAAVDEKDPYTHGHSERVSRYSVLIARHLEMPEEEVDRVRISALLHDIGKIGIEDKILKKPGMLTPEEFAIMKQHPQKGAAIANRVAQLREMVPGIELHHEWLDGRGYPYGLKGDDIPLMACIISVADTFDAMTTHRPYQTAMEPSVAIEYIRSCAGQKFNADATAALETVYGSGLLKVQRAAALV, from the coding sequence ATGAAACAGATTCGCCTGCTCTACGTTATTTTGGCGGTGATGCTGCTGGCCAGCGTCGGCCCTCTGATTTTCTATGCCTCCAAGACTATGGAAATCAACCGACGGGCTCTGGAGACAAATGAGATTCTCCTGCAGAACACGATCACCCGGTCGATCGCTGAAGAAATCGCTATATATCGAGAAACCTTCAACCAGATGCTGGACAACATGGACGGCATGTTGAATGCTCGCTCCGACCTGGTAAAAGGGCAGAATCAATTTCAGAACCCACAACTGCGGTCCATGCTGGAGCAGGTGGTGGGCTCCTCTACCCAAGTGATCTACGCCACCATGTTGGATGCTCAAGGCAAAGGCATCCAGGCGGGCAACTACAATATTGAAAGCGATCTATTCCTGGTCCGCACATTGGAGCGCGGATTCACGGCAGCCCAGCAACGCCGCCAATTCCAGAGTGATCCTGTCATCGTCAACCGGGGCCAGGAACTATTCCCCGCCATGCTGGTCTCGCGCCCCATCATTCGAGATGATCAGTTTCAAGGCATGACCGCCGTCGTTCTGAACCTTCAGTTTCTGGTGGAACGCCTTCGTTCCAGCAGCACCAGCGGGTTGCACGCCTTCATCGTTGACAACACTGGTCGGCTCGTTCTGACTCCCAACGTCCAGGACCAATCCGTCGGCCAATCCATGGAGAACTCCCCCATCGTCAAGATGTTCCTAAGCTGGAAAGGCAATGTAAAAGGAGCGGAAACCAGCGAATTTAACCTGGGAGAGAATGGCGAAGCAGTTCCCATGGTGGGAACCTACTGGCCGGTGCAATCCGTCGGCTGGGCAGTCATCGCGCAAAAAAAGCGGGACGACGCCTATTCCGCCGTTCGTGAAGTCATATCCGCCACCACTTCCTGGGCCGTAGTCGCGCTGCTCATGTGCATCGGCCTATCCTACGGTTTGAGCCTCTGGGTGGTCAGACCCATCCGTGTTTTAACCGAAGCCAGCCGTGCCATCGCCCAAGGAGACTTCTCCAAGCGCATCGAATTGCGTAACCGCACAGAGATTGGCGAAATGGCCGCCACCTTCAATCACATGACAGCCGATCTGGAGCTTTACGTCGACAGATTGAAGACGTCAGCGGAGCAAAATCGGCAGCTCTTCATGGAATCGATCCGCATGATCGCCGCGGCAGTCGACGAAAAGGACCCCTACACGCACGGACACTCCGAACGCGTCTCGCGCTACTCCGTGTTAATCGCCAGGCATCTAGAGATGCCCGAAGAAGAAGTGGATCGCGTTCGTATTTCCGCTTTGCTGCACGATATCGGCAAGATCGGCATTGAGGATAAAATCCTGAAGAAACCGGGCATGCTGACCCCCGAGGAGTTCGCCATTATGAAGCAGCATCCGCAGAAAGGTGCCGCCATCGCCAACCGAGTCGCACAGTTGCGGGAGATGGTGCCTGGAATCGAGCTGCACCATGAGTGGCTGGATGGCCGCGGCTATCCCTACGGACTCAAAGGCGATGATATTCCGTTGATGGCGTGCATTATTTCCGTGGCCGACACATTCGACGCCATGACCACCCACCGGCCCTACCAAACGGCAATGGAGCCTTCCGTGGCCATTGAATACATCCGTTCCTGCGCCGGGCAGAAGTTCAATGCCGATGCCACCGCCGCACTCGAAACTGTCTATGGAAGCGGGCTGTTGAAAGTTCAACGAGCCGCGGCACTGGTCTAG
- a CDS encoding NADH-quinone oxidoreductase subunit C: protein MADEKTLEPTGEKPAPAPAAAAATPTPPPKPVAKEPSAPCGDPWTGELAETVKQAFPDQDVQAWTYLGQNCLIVPRETILQVCLYLKNEASFALLADLTAADYPKRERRFDVIYQLFSFTRNERLRVKAYVGETESIESVMSVWIGADWMEREVFDMFGIRFDHHPNMKRILLPDEWEGHPLRKDYGILKQDEKWVRENLHIQSGQ from the coding sequence ATGGCGGACGAAAAAACACTCGAACCTACAGGCGAGAAGCCTGCTCCGGCACCGGCCGCAGCAGCTGCAACTCCAACTCCACCACCGAAGCCGGTGGCCAAGGAGCCTTCGGCGCCTTGTGGCGATCCGTGGACGGGTGAGCTGGCCGAGACCGTCAAGCAGGCTTTTCCGGATCAGGACGTTCAGGCTTGGACATACCTCGGACAAAATTGTCTGATCGTTCCCCGGGAGACCATTCTCCAGGTTTGCTTATATTTGAAGAACGAAGCATCGTTTGCGTTGTTGGCCGATTTGACCGCTGCGGATTATCCCAAGCGCGAGCGGCGCTTTGATGTCATCTACCAGTTGTTCTCATTTACTCGCAATGAGCGTTTGCGCGTAAAGGCTTATGTTGGTGAAACGGAGTCCATCGAGAGCGTGATGTCCGTTTGGATTGGCGCCGATTGGATGGAGCGGGAAGTTTTTGATATGTTCGGTATCCGCTTTGATCATCACCCGAACATGAAACGGATTCTGCTTCCTGATGAATGGGAAGGGCACCCGCTGCGCAAGGATTACGGAATTTTGAAGCAGGATGAGAAGTGGGTGCGGGAGAATCTGCATATTCAGAGTGGGCAGTAG
- a CDS encoding NADH-quinone oxidoreductase subunit D, with product MATTPPVIPPLAPNATFLDTNELVINMGPQHPSTHGVLRVILKLDGERILGTECVIGYLHRGVEKIAENRTYTQFAPYVDRMDYVAAVSNGLGYCETIEKLLNVEAPPRARFVRTILTELNRISSHLLWLGTHAIDLGAITPLFYCFREREEILKIFENYCGARLTTHAFRIGGLQYETYDGFDQQVRAFCNQFMEKIAEYETLLTGNRIWLERTKGVGILTAAEAIDFSVTGPLLRASGVKFDLRKAQPYAAYAEVDFDIPVGENGDTFDRYVVRMEEMRQSIRIARQCLDKLPEGPVMAKVPKIMKPPVGEVYHAIEAPKGELGYHVVSDGSTQPYRIRVRPPSFINLQALDRMVRGLLVADVVAVIGTIDIVLGEVDR from the coding sequence ATGGCGACCACGCCTCCCGTCATCCCCCCACTGGCCCCCAACGCCACGTTCCTCGACACGAACGAGCTCGTCATCAACATGGGGCCGCAGCATCCGTCCACGCACGGCGTGCTGCGCGTGATCCTGAAGCTGGATGGCGAGAGGATATTGGGCACCGAGTGCGTGATCGGCTATCTCCACCGCGGGGTGGAGAAGATCGCCGAGAATCGCACCTACACGCAGTTTGCCCCCTACGTTGACCGCATGGACTACGTCGCCGCCGTTTCCAACGGGCTGGGCTATTGCGAGACCATCGAGAAGCTCCTGAACGTCGAGGCACCCCCGCGTGCCCGCTTCGTGCGCACCATCCTCACCGAGCTGAACCGGATCTCGAGTCACTTGCTTTGGCTGGGCACGCATGCCATCGATCTGGGAGCCATCACGCCGCTGTTTTACTGTTTCCGCGAGCGCGAGGAGATCCTTAAGATTTTTGAGAACTATTGCGGCGCGCGTCTCACTACACATGCATTCCGCATCGGCGGGCTGCAGTATGAGACCTACGACGGGTTTGATCAGCAGGTCCGGGCTTTCTGCAATCAGTTCATGGAGAAGATTGCCGAATATGAAACGCTGCTGACCGGCAACCGTATCTGGTTGGAGCGCACCAAGGGTGTCGGTATTCTTACCGCGGCAGAGGCCATTGATTTCAGTGTTACTGGCCCGCTATTGCGCGCCAGTGGCGTGAAGTTTGATCTGCGCAAAGCTCAACCCTACGCGGCCTATGCCGAAGTTGATTTCGATATTCCGGTCGGCGAGAACGGCGATACGTTTGATCGTTACGTGGTTCGTATGGAAGAGATGCGGCAATCGATCCGCATCGCCCGCCAGTGCCTGGACAAGCTGCCCGAAGGGCCCGTGATGGCCAAGGTGCCCAAGATCATGAAGCCGCCGGTGGGAGAGGTTTACCACGCCATTGAAGCCCCGAAGGGTGAGCTGGGCTACCACGTGGTCAGCGATGGCAGCACCCAGCCCTATCGCATTCGCGTCCGCCCGCCTTCCTTCATCAATTTGCAGGCGCTGGATCGCATGGTGCGTGGCCTATTGGTGGCTGATGTGGTGGCGGTGATTGGAACCATTGATATTGTTCTCGGTGAAGTGGATCGTTAA
- a CDS encoding NADH-quinone oxidoreductase subunit H, with protein sequence MPAAIEPFIWPFVYGAVILLVFPLLAGYIVLLERKVMADIQVRLGPMRVGPHGLLQPLADALKLLIKEDIIPTLSDKWIFWISPIISVVTALVAVFLIPMSDKLPVPDTNIGLLLVLSLTSVGILGIILGGWSSNSNYPLLGALRSTAQLVSYEIALGFALIGGLMLAGTLSLQGIVMAQKEQGIWFVFCQPVAFVIYFIAALAETNRAPFDMPEAESEIVAGYHTEFSGFRFALYFLAEYANIVIVCSIMTILFLGGWLRPFPNVAALEFLNFAPALVLLGLGGACLIGLDRKPSKPQKLGMVGLGGAFILAGLACLLPPVMEAVHGLFWFMLKVFMGVYTFIWIRFTLPRYRYDQLMNIGWRWLIPLAIANVIVTGIVMQREQIFAAFGLR encoded by the coding sequence ATTCCTGCCGCAATTGAGCCGTTCATCTGGCCGTTCGTTTACGGCGCGGTCATCCTGCTGGTGTTCCCGCTGCTGGCGGGTTACATCGTGCTGCTGGAACGCAAGGTGATGGCGGACATTCAGGTGCGCCTGGGTCCTATGCGCGTGGGACCGCACGGCCTTCTGCAACCTTTGGCCGACGCGCTGAAGTTGCTGATCAAGGAAGATATTATCCCGACCTTGAGCGACAAATGGATATTTTGGATATCGCCCATTATTTCGGTAGTTACGGCTCTGGTGGCGGTCTTTCTGATTCCGATGAGCGATAAGCTGCCGGTCCCCGATACCAACATCGGTTTGCTCCTGGTTCTTTCGCTTACTTCCGTAGGCATTCTTGGGATCATTCTTGGTGGATGGAGTTCCAATAGCAACTACCCGCTGTTGGGAGCGCTGCGTTCGACGGCCCAGTTGGTAAGCTACGAAATAGCGCTGGGTTTCGCGCTGATCGGTGGCCTGATGCTGGCTGGAACTTTAAGTTTGCAGGGCATCGTGATGGCGCAGAAGGAACAAGGGATTTGGTTTGTCTTCTGCCAGCCCGTCGCCTTCGTCATTTATTTTATCGCCGCACTCGCCGAGACCAATCGCGCGCCGTTTGATATGCCGGAAGCCGAATCTGAAATTGTTGCGGGCTATCACACCGAATTCAGCGGTTTCCGTTTCGCTCTGTACTTTCTGGCTGAATACGCCAATATCGTGATCGTCTGTTCCATCATGACGATCCTGTTTCTAGGCGGCTGGCTGCGTCCGTTTCCAAATGTTGCGGCGCTTGAATTTCTTAACTTCGCCCCCGCGCTGGTTTTGCTTGGGTTAGGTGGGGCCTGCCTGATTGGTCTGGACCGCAAGCCCAGCAAGCCACAGAAACTGGGCATGGTCGGCCTCGGCGGAGCCTTTATTCTGGCAGGACTGGCCTGCCTGTTGCCGCCAGTGATGGAAGCCGTTCACGGCTTGTTTTGGTTTATGCTGAAGGTCTTCATGGGAGTTTACACCTTTATCTGGATTCGCTTTACGCTGCCTCGTTACCGCTACGATCAGTTGATGAACATCGGTTGGCGCTGGCTGATTCCCCTCGCCATCGCCAACGTGATCGTTACCGGTATCGTGATGCAGCGTGAACAGATTTTTGCCGCGTTTGGCCTGAGATAG
- a CDS encoding NADH-quinone oxidoreductase subunit J gives MQSVLPSLFFYALATMILVSAVVTITRRNAVHAVIWLISTLLGIAGLFLHQHAEFLAAVQVIVYIGGITVLFLFVIMLVNLDEAAKKKQFSGQWKIVVICAGALLAELGYFIFKGAEGFYFAEPAGGSLQPNTQLIALALYRDYLLPFELASLLLLVAMIGAVVLAKKDLK, from the coding sequence ATGCAAAGCGTACTGCCTAGTTTATTTTTTTATGCCCTGGCGACGATGATTCTCGTCAGCGCGGTGGTTACCATTACCCGCCGCAACGCGGTTCATGCCGTGATCTGGCTGATCTCGACGCTGCTGGGCATCGCGGGACTCTTTCTGCACCAGCACGCCGAGTTTCTGGCGGCGGTTCAGGTGATTGTCTACATCGGCGGCATCACCGTGCTGTTCCTGTTTGTGATCATGCTCGTTAATCTGGACGAGGCGGCGAAGAAAAAGCAGTTCTCTGGCCAGTGGAAGATCGTGGTCATCTGCGCTGGCGCACTGCTGGCCGAGCTGGGTTACTTCATATTCAAGGGTGCGGAAGGTTTTTATTTCGCTGAACCCGCCGGCGGATCGCTGCAACCGAACACCCAGTTGATCGCGCTGGCGCTTTATCGCGATTACTTGCTGCCCTTCGAGTTGGCCTCACTGTTGTTGTTGGTGGCGATGATCGGCGCGGTCGTGCTGGCCAAAAAAGATTTGAAGTAA
- the nuoK gene encoding NADH-quinone oxidoreductase subunit NuoK, giving the protein MPPVPTAHYVFLSAALFTIGMIGVLTRRNVVIILISIELMLNAVNINLVAFSNLLQSVNGQAFAIFVIVDAAAEAAVGLGIVIALFRNKETIQADEIDLMKW; this is encoded by the coding sequence ATGCCCCCTGTACCCACCGCGCATTATGTGTTTCTGAGCGCGGCACTGTTCACCATCGGGATGATCGGCGTGCTGACACGCCGCAATGTCGTTATCATTCTGATCTCGATCGAACTGATGCTGAACGCGGTGAACATTAACCTGGTGGCGTTCTCCAATTTACTGCAATCGGTGAACGGACAGGCCTTCGCCATCTTCGTGATCGTGGATGCCGCGGCGGAAGCCGCCGTGGGACTGGGCATTGTGATTGCCCTGTTCCGCAACAAAGAAACGATACAGGCTGACGAAATTGATCTGATGAAATGGTAA